A DNA window from Anastrepha obliqua isolate idAnaObli1 chromosome 5, idAnaObli1_1.0, whole genome shotgun sequence contains the following coding sequences:
- the LOC129248587 gene encoding uncharacterized protein LOC129248587 — MAEGTSVVDVSPFPPKNFGLPRSPRRAVQTIMNTKMNKINHASDNRESSKSRPDLSGMLCLPAGKTVSTGGVESVAKPRPTICYIPSGIASTATRSLANHQMKNADPAIRQVGDDIRLTSSAGNISSLVNKYSGGKGNSVKRQAGLAIHATPSGKGTSGVVALKVTLAELNHKAKPTASDARPFDTTTSAASSHPRKHIRPSRRYYRIKRSAFRILERLKDKKEDLTEKQAASKAWAESFISEDRKKVKMDFAQRKRKRSKEGVSIKAKISKVAPTQMTKGANRETKRYFAKTVKDCCIRAVIDRSSYDGAISQANWDLVNIGLWKVYRDILNENPGSPPSCSDAGWYQSHIKLIRCADQRSADLYTLAINRLGQLWPGACLDVVLREDITKRPKARAWIPDFHIDPEEVLELIKLGNPELPTSGWKVVKMGKSDHNRRLAVIILNEESLTPLAKQNWRINYGFQALTLHLHRRDVVNKGT, encoded by the coding sequence ATGGCAGAGGGGACTTCCGTGGTCGACGTTTCCCCTTTCCCCCCTAAAAATTTTGGTCTGCCACGCTCGCCACGTCGAGCAGTGCAGACGATCATGAAtacaaaaatgaacaaaataaatCATGCCTCGGATAATCGAGAATCATCTAAATCAAGACCTGACCTTTCGGGAATGTTATGTCTTCCCGCGGGAAAGACGGTAAGTACCGGCGGTGTAGAGTCTGTGGCTAAGCCAAGGCCTACTATCTGCTACATCCCTTCAGGAATTGCCTCCACGGCAACGAGGTCTCTTGCCAACCACCAGATGAAGAATGCCGACCCTGCCATAAGACAAGTTGGTGATGATATTCGGTTAACATCTAGTGCTGGTAATATATCCTCTCTCGTAAATAAGTACTCAGGAGGCAAGGGCAACTCTGTCAAAAGACAAGCTGGCCTTGCCATTCATGCCACTCCAAGTGGCAAAGGAACTTCGGGAGTAGTAGCACTTAAGGTGACGTTGGCAGAATTGAACCACAAGGCTAAGCCAACGGCTTCTGATGCTCGTCCCTTTGACACTACTACCTCCGCAGCCAGTAGCCACCCCCGGAAGCATATTAGGCCATCAAGGAGGTACTACCGTATCAAAAGGTCAGCCTTCAGAATCCTGGAGAGATTGAAGGACAAAAAAGAGGATCTGACCGAGAAACAAGCAGCCTCCAAAGCGTGGGCTGAATCCTTCATCTCCGAGGACCGGAAGAAGGTCAAAATGGACTTTGCACAACGAAAGCGCAAGCGGTCTAAGGAAGGGGTATCGATTAAAGCCAAAATATCAAAGGTGGCACCAACCCAGATGACCAAAGGAGCTAACAGGGAGACAAAGAGGTATTTCGCGAAAACAGTTAAAGACTGCTGTATCAGGGCGGTGATAGATCGTAGTTCATATGATGGTGCGATCTCGCAAGCGAACTGGGATCTGGTAAACATAGGTCTATGGAAGGTCTACAGGgatatattaaatgaaaatccAGGATCTCCACCGAGTTGCTCGGATGCGGGATGGTATCAATCACATATCAAGTTGATAAGATGCGCGGATCAACGGTCTGCGGATCTGTATACTCTGGCCATTAATCGCTTAGGGCAGCTCTGGCCAGGTGCCTGCCTCGACGTGGTCCTTCGGGAAGACATAACTAAACGGCCAAAGGCCAGAGCCTGGATTCCAGACTTCCATATAGATCCCGAAGAAGTTTTGGAGTTAATTAAACTGGGCAACCCCGAACTACCCACCAGCGGGTGGAAGGTAGTGAAGATGGGCAAAAGCGACCACAACCGAAGGCTAGCTGTGATAATTCTCAATGAAGAATCACTGACCCCACTTGCCAAGCAGAACTGGAGGATTAATTATGGCTTCCAAGCTTTGACTCTCCATCTGCATAGGCGGGATGTAGTCAACAAGGGCACCTAA